From a region of the Acanthochromis polyacanthus isolate Apoly-LR-REF ecotype Palm Island chromosome 3, KAUST_Apoly_ChrSc, whole genome shotgun sequence genome:
- the adra2a gene encoding alpha-2A adrenergic receptor: MEFANDTNQTLLKVAPYSLQISLSLTVLVGIMILLIVFGNVLVVIAVFTSRALRAPQNLFLVSLASADILVATLVMPFSLANELMGYWYFGEVWCEIYLALDVLFCTASIAHLCAISLDRYWSITQAIEYNLKRTPRRIKCIIVIVWVIAAVISFPPLISMEKGNNKENPVCEINNDKWYVISSCIGSFFLPCIIMVLVYVRIYQIAKKRTRAPPGDRKRKDLPKTATIHAANQKENGVGDAADRLCHEKLNGERDIELKEGVGGGGRGPDEEKGEVNGVDIEESSSSDHKMNNPCSIKKKSTKGRTKMTQIKPGDDGVQKRVPSTKCSRWKGRQNREKRFTFVLAVVIGVFVICWFPFFFTYMLMTLCQSCPVPDTLFKFFFWFGYCNSALNPIIYTIFNNDFRRSFKKILCKRDTLRYV; this comes from the coding sequence ATGGAGTTTGCCAACGACACCAACCAGACTCTTCTCAAAGTGGCTCCGTACAGCCTGCAGATCTCCCTGTCGCTCACGGTGCTGGTGGGGATCATGATCCTGCTGATAGTGTTTGGTAACGTGCTGGTGgtcattgctgtgtttacaagCCGGGCCCTGCGGGCTCCACAGAACTTATTCTTGGTGTCTCTGGCCTCAGCAGACATTCTCGTGGCTACCCTTGTGATGCCTTTCTCCTTGGCGAATGAGCTCATGGGATACTGGTACTTTGGCGAGGTGTGGTGTGAGATATATCTTGCACTTGATGTGCTTTTCTGTACTGCCTCCATCGCCCACCTCTGTGCCATCAGCTTGGACCGCTACTGGTCCATCACACAGGCCATCGAGTACAACCTGAAGAGGACGCCACGCCGCATCAAGTGCATCATCGTCATTGTGTGGGTCATTGCAGCGGTTATCTCCTTCCCACCTCTAATCAGCATGGAGAAGGGAAACAACAAGGAAAACCCAGTGTGTGAGATTAATAATGACAAATGGTACGTCATCTCCTCCTGCATCGGCTCCTTCTTCCTCCCCTGCATCATCATGGTTCTGGTCTATGTGCGGATCTACCAGATTGCCAAAAAGAGGACGCGGGCGCCACCAGGAGACCGGAAGAGGAAGGACCTGCCGAAGACGGCCACCATCCATGCTGCCAACCAGAAGGAGAATGGCGTTGGTGATGCTGCGGACCGCCTCTGCCACGAGAAGCTGAACGGCGAACGGGACATCGAGCTGAAGGAgggagtaggaggaggaggaagagggccCGATGAGGAGAAAGGTGAGGTCAACGGGGTGGACATCGAGGAGTCGTCCTCCTCCGACCACAAAATGAACAATCCATGCTCAATCAAAAAGAAGTCGACCAAGGGGAgaaccaaaatgactcaaatcaaGCCGGGGGATGATGGGGTCCAAAAGCGGGTGCCCAGCACCAAGTGCAGCCGCTGGAAGGGCCGACAGAACCGGGAGAAACGCTTCACCTTCGTCCTGGCCGTGGTCATTGGAGTTTTTGTCATCTGCtggtttccttttttctttacatacaTGCTGATGACGCTGTGTCAGTCCTGTCCTGTGCCTGACACCCTGTTCAAGTTCTTCTTCTGGTTTGGTTACTGTAACAGTGCACTGAACCCCATCATTTATACCATCTTCAACAATGACTTCAGGAGGTCGTTCAAAAAGATACTGTGCAAGAGGGACACTCTAAGATATGTATGA